The Streptomyces sp. NBC_01317 genomic interval CGGCGCGGGCGGTACGGCCGCCGCGGTGCAGGTAGTCCTTGTGGTCGCTGGGCGGGTCCACGTTGACGACGAGGTCGAGGTCGTCGACGTGGATGCCACGGGCGGCGACGTTGGTGGCCACCAGCACGGTGACATGGCCGGTCTTGAACTGGGCGAGCGTACGGGTGCGCTGCGGCTGGGACTTGCCGCCGTGCAGCGCGGCGGCGCGCACCCCGCTGTTGAGCAGGTGCTCGGTGAGCCGGTCGACGGCGTGCTTGGTGTCCAGGAACATCAGCACCCGGCCCTCACGGGCCGCGATCTCGGTGGTGGTGGCGTACTTGTCGGCGCCGTGGACGTGGAAGACGTGGTGTTCCATCGTGGTGACCGTACCGACCGAGGCGTCGACCGAGTGGACGACCGGGTCGTGCAGGTAGCGGCGCACCAGCAGGTCGACGTTGCGGTCGAGGGTCGCCGAGAACAGCATCCGCTGCCCGTCGGGCCGCACCTGGTCGAGCAGTGCGGTGACCTGGGGCATGAAGCCCATGTCGGTCATCTGGTCGGCCTCGTCGAGGACGGTGACGGCGACCCGGTCCAGGCGGCAGTCGCCGCGGTCGATGAGGTCCTTGAGGCGGCCCGGGGTGGCGACGACGATCTCGGCGCCGCCGCGCAGCGCGCCGGCCTGGCGGCCGATCGACATGCCGCCGACGACCGTGGCCAGGCGCAGGCGCAGCGACCGGGCGTAGGGGGTGAGCGCGTCGGTGACCTGCTGGGCCAGCTCGCGGGTGGGGACCAGGACCAGGGCGAGCGGCTGCTTCGCCTCGGCGCGCTGTCCCGCGGTGCGGACGAGCATGGCCAGGCCGAAGGCGAGGGTCTTGCCGGAGCCGGTGCGGCCGCGGCCCAGGACGTCCCGGCCGGCCAGCGAGTTCGGCAGCGTGGCGGCCTGGATGGGGAAGGGCTCGTTCATGCCGAGGCTGGTGAGCATGTCCGTCAGCGCGGACGGCATGTCCAGCTCCGCGAAGCTCGTCACGGCCGGCAGCGCGGGGGTGAGGGTCACCGGCAGGGCGAATTCGCCCTGGACGGCGGAGGGGCGGCGCCCG includes:
- a CDS encoding DEAD/DEAH box helicase, with the translated sequence MNRTRTNDRYSRTRTGGGSGSTGNGAGRFRSGAAPTRSGAPGRSGGSSRNGGSGGSYGRRPSAVQGEFALPVTLTPALPAVTSFAELDMPSALTDMLTSLGMNEPFPIQAATLPNSLAGRDVLGRGRTGSGKTLAFGLAMLVRTAGQRAEAKQPLALVLVPTRELAQQVTDALTPYARSLRLRLATVVGGMSIGRQAGALRGGAEIVVATPGRLKDLIDRGDCRLDRVAVTVLDEADQMTDMGFMPQVTALLDQVRPDGQRMLFSATLDRNVDLLVRRYLHDPVVHSVDASVGTVTTMEHHVFHVHGADKYATTTEIAAREGRVLMFLDTKHAVDRLTEHLLNSGVRAAALHGGKSQPQRTRTLAQFKTGHVTVLVATNVAARGIHVDDLDLVVNVDPPSDHKDYLHRGGRTARAGESGSVVTLVLPNQRREMTRLMADAGITPQITQVRSGEAELSRITGAQAPSGVPVVITAPVSERKRGTSAGRGRGRTGGQGHRSGASSRTRTGGAPRPASAASAVSAAPRSNAA